A stretch of the bacterium SCSIO 12827 genome encodes the following:
- a CDS encoding DUF1127 domain-containing protein, translated as MASSSTTTQTADRSVARPGLFPLGQALASLTTSTARAVFNFPTLLVEWQKRYEMRRRLAELDNRMLADVGLTRADIHRETEKPFWIS; from the coding sequence ATGGCCTCGTCATCGACGACCACGCAGACCGCGGATCGCTCCGTCGCCCGCCCGGGCCTGTTTCCCCTCGGACAGGCCCTCGCTTCGCTGACCACTTCCACCGCCCGGGCGGTGTTTAATTTCCCGACCCTGCTCGTGGAATGGCAAAAGCGCTACGAGATGCGCCGCCGTCTTGCCGAACTGGACAACCGGATGCTTGCCGACGTCGGCCTGACCCGGGCCGACATTCACCGCGAGACTGAAAAGCCGTTTTGGATTTCCTGA
- a CDS encoding DMT family transporter, with translation MILLLYAVTVIAWGFSWYGVQMQLGVVAPEVSVFYRFALSAAVMYAFCRATGRAIDFRPRDHAWVATQGLFLFGSNFYLVYLGAQYLPSGLVSILFSLVIVMNVAGGALFLHNRVEPRMVIGAVFGIGGIAVIFWPELAHFDLTQGGAKGMILVLCGTASAATGMLISALNQRRGLGVVRTNTMGMVYGSLIMLVYCLARGAEFRLEWTWEYISSLLFLSVVSTVIAFATYLTLVGRIGPERASYSSVLFPLVALAVSTWMEGFQWTSGAVLGVGCVLIGNLFVLTPPAMLARLTRRAAAPPAAASD, from the coding sequence GTGATCTTGCTGCTTTACGCCGTGACCGTGATTGCCTGGGGCTTCAGTTGGTACGGGGTCCAGATGCAGTTGGGCGTGGTGGCGCCGGAGGTTTCCGTGTTCTACCGTTTCGCCCTGTCGGCGGCGGTGATGTACGCGTTCTGCCGCGCCACCGGGCGCGCCATCGATTTCCGGCCGCGCGACCATGCCTGGGTCGCCACCCAGGGCCTGTTCCTGTTCGGCAGCAATTTCTATCTGGTCTATCTCGGCGCGCAGTATCTGCCGTCCGGCCTGGTGTCGATCCTGTTCTCCCTGGTCATCGTCATGAACGTGGCTGGAGGGGCGCTGTTCCTGCACAACCGGGTCGAACCCCGCATGGTCATCGGCGCGGTGTTCGGGATCGGCGGCATCGCCGTGATCTTCTGGCCGGAATTGGCCCATTTTGACCTCACCCAGGGCGGCGCCAAGGGCATGATCCTTGTGCTCTGCGGCACCGCCTCGGCGGCCACGGGCATGCTGATTTCGGCCTTGAACCAGCGCCGGGGCTTGGGCGTGGTGCGCACCAACACCATGGGCATGGTCTACGGATCCCTGATCATGCTGGTGTACTGCCTGGCGCGCGGCGCCGAATTCCGGTTGGAATGGACCTGGGAATATATATCATCACTGCTGTTCCTATCCGTGGTCTCGACCGTCATCGCATTCGCCACGTATCTTACCTTGGTCGGGCGCATCGGGCCGGAACGCGCCAGCTATTCGTCGGTCCTGTTCCCGCTCGTCGCGCTTGCCGTATCGACCTGGATGGAAGGCTTCCAATGGACAAGCGGCGCCGTGCTCGGCGTCGGCTGCGTGCTGATCGGCAACCTGTTCGTCCTGACCCCGCCGGCCATGCTGGCGCGCCTAACGCGCCGCGCCGCAGCGCCGCCCGCCGCCGCTTCCGACTGA
- a CDS encoding MFS transporter codes for MSTKRIGIAIWIVAFAGCLIGSLNLGTRTTFGLFQTDILRDLAITPSDFGLAIAVQNLMWGIATPFMGAIADKFGSMRMIILGVLLYAVGLYVMGTADSLFAFNVGAGFLIGIGMGGVGFGVVLGAVGRRVPAEHRSLALGIASAGGSFGQFYMAPVGQALLETYGWTGALTALAVIMLIAVPLAFLLARQPLAADAAPVAARQGKTPDISLGEALGEAYRHLGFNLLTLGFFVCGFQVAFITVHFPKYLELLHIDLRIAALALSLIGLCNIVGTFACGALGGRFPKKWVLAWLYFLRSLCIIALLAAPKTELNILLFAGAMGLLWLGTVPLTSGLVAHMFGVRYLSMLFGITFLSHQIGSFLGVWLGGYLYQTTGSYDWVWYGSIALGFIAAALHIPIPEKRPTAATA; via the coding sequence ATGTCCACCAAACGCATCGGTATCGCCATCTGGATCGTCGCCTTCGCCGGCTGCCTGATCGGCAGCCTGAACCTAGGCACCCGCACCACTTTCGGGCTGTTCCAGACCGACATCCTGCGCGACCTGGCCATCACGCCCAGCGACTTCGGCCTGGCCATCGCCGTGCAGAACCTGATGTGGGGCATCGCTACGCCGTTCATGGGGGCCATCGCCGACAAATTCGGCAGCATGCGCATGATCATCCTGGGGGTCCTTCTGTACGCCGTGGGTCTTTACGTCATGGGCACGGCCGACAGCCTGTTCGCGTTCAACGTCGGCGCCGGATTCCTGATCGGCATCGGCATGGGCGGCGTCGGGTTCGGCGTCGTGCTGGGCGCCGTCGGCCGCCGCGTGCCGGCCGAGCACCGCTCCCTCGCCCTCGGCATCGCCAGTGCCGGCGGCTCCTTCGGACAATTCTACATGGCCCCCGTGGGCCAGGCGCTGCTGGAAACCTACGGCTGGACCGGGGCGCTGACGGCGCTCGCCGTAATCATGCTAATCGCCGTGCCGCTGGCCTTTCTGTTGGCCCGCCAACCGCTGGCCGCCGACGCGGCGCCCGTTGCCGCGCGCCAGGGCAAGACACCCGACATCAGCTTGGGGGAAGCCCTCGGCGAAGCCTATCGCCACCTGGGCTTTAACCTGCTGACCCTGGGATTTTTCGTCTGCGGGTTCCAGGTCGCCTTTATCACCGTGCACTTCCCCAAATATCTGGAGCTTCTGCACATTGACCTGCGCATCGCCGCCCTGGCGTTGTCGCTGATCGGGCTGTGCAACATCGTCGGCACCTTCGCCTGCGGCGCGCTCGGTGGCCGGTTCCCCAAGAAATGGGTGCTGGCCTGGCTCTATTTCCTGCGCTCACTCTGCATCATCGCCCTGCTGGCAGCCCCCAAGACGGAACTCAATATCCTGCTGTTCGCCGGCGCCATGGGCTTGCTGTGGCTCGGCACGGTGCCGCTGACCTCGGGCCTGGTCGCCCATATGTTCGGCGTGCGCTACCTGTCCATGCTGTTCGGGATCACCTTCCTGAGCCATCAGATCGGCAGCTTCCTGGGCGTGTGGCTGGGCGGTTATCTGTACCAGACCACCGGGTCTTATGACTGGGTATGGTACGGCTCCATCGCCCTGGGCTTCATCGCCGCCGCCCTGCATATCCCCATTCCGGAAAAACGCCCCACCGCCGCCACGGCTTGA
- a CDS encoding HAMP domain-containing histidine kinase, which yields MSSILISLAVVQFIMATILVTFWLARLKIGGLKEMALSMTIGGIGALAISTGAAIQDYRPASFGLLCFVVTTLSAARAMRRLQGRHPRYVLEATALAFSCAAIYYFLIVKNDVPGVLVSNSVVFAIVCALTTRDLWLERDPGLIRGCRILGTMFAVFAVVQALRIFIRPLFDGPVGPNPQIVALDVAIAFIGMAMVIGWSLGLLWTAYSYAEYQMRAAYEELERFSGAVAHDLKSPLNAVIGNLEAAALPSAAMDTQQRAEFLASAHKAALRMNRFIGDLLDDARSVQQGPPVDVADPGQCLREAQDSLRPMIDAIAAEITIGDLPPVAVSPLQLTRVFQNLLDNALKYRSLERPLTIDISALRQGDAVIIYIKDNGVGIAQADQPRVFNRFVRAGKQSLVPGDGVGLSECRRIVEKAGGSIDLSSQLGAGATFRLILPAAS from the coding sequence ATGAGTTCCATCCTGATCTCGCTGGCCGTGGTGCAGTTCATCATGGCGACGATTCTGGTCACGTTCTGGTTGGCCCGGCTGAAGATCGGCGGCCTGAAGGAAATGGCCCTGTCCATGACGATCGGCGGGATCGGCGCGCTCGCCATCAGCACCGGCGCCGCGATACAGGATTATCGCCCCGCCAGTTTCGGCCTGCTGTGTTTCGTCGTCACCACCCTGTCTGCGGCCCGCGCCATGCGGCGCCTGCAGGGACGCCACCCGCGCTACGTTCTGGAAGCGACGGCGCTGGCCTTCTCCTGTGCCGCCATTTATTACTTCCTCATCGTCAAGAACGACGTCCCCGGCGTGCTGGTTTCGAACTCCGTCGTGTTCGCCATCGTCTGCGCGCTGACCACCCGGGACCTTTGGCTGGAACGCGATCCGGGCCTGATCCGCGGCTGCCGGATTCTCGGCACGATGTTCGCCGTATTCGCCGTCGTTCAGGCCCTGCGCATCTTCATCCGCCCGCTGTTCGATGGCCCCGTGGGACCGAATCCACAGATCGTTGCCCTTGATGTCGCCATCGCCTTCATCGGCATGGCGATGGTGATCGGTTGGAGCCTCGGCCTGTTGTGGACGGCCTACAGCTACGCCGAATATCAGATGCGGGCAGCCTATGAGGAGCTTGAGCGGTTTTCCGGCGCCGTCGCCCACGACCTGAAATCGCCGCTCAATGCCGTGATCGGGAATCTTGAGGCCGCCGCCCTGCCGTCCGCAGCCATGGACACCCAGCAGAGGGCGGAATTTCTTGCCTCCGCCCATAAGGCGGCCCTGCGCATGAACCGGTTCATCGGCGACCTTCTCGACGACGCCCGGTCGGTACAGCAAGGCCCGCCGGTTGATGTTGCCGACCCCGGCCAATGCCTGCGCGAAGCCCAGGACAGCCTGCGCCCGATGATCGACGCCATCGCCGCCGAGATCACCATCGGCGATCTTCCGCCCGTCGCCGTCAGCCCGTTGCAATTGACCCGCGTGTTCCAGAACCTGTTGGACAATGCCCTTAAATACAGGTCGCTGGAACGGCCCCTGACGATCGATATCTCCGCCCTGCGCCAGGGTGATGCCGTGATTATCTACATCAAGGACAACGGCGTCGGAATCGCCCAGGCCGATCAGCCCCGCGTGTTCAACCGATTCGTGCGCGCCGGCAAGCAATCCCTGGTGCCCGGCGACGGCGTGGGCCTGTCGGAATGCCGGCGGATCGTCGAGAAGGCCGGCGGGTCGATCGACCTGTCCTCTCAACTGGGCGCCGGTGCGACCTTCCGCCTGATCCTGCCCGCCGCTAGTTAA
- a CDS encoding NADPH:quinone oxidoreductase family protein: MRAVVCTTFDGIDALTCVDDAPTPPMTENGVRIRVQAAGINFADTLMCKGEYQVKPPFPFSPGLEVAGEVLEVAPGVTRVSPGDRVMATVHYGGYASEAVTHEATVFAIPDNLDFVSAAAFPIVYGTSHVGLVEKLKVQPGEVLLVHGAAGGVGLTAVEIGKKLGATVIATAGGPDKLAVAKEYGADHLIDYRKEDIRERVKQLTDGRGADCVYDPVGGTAFDASLRCTVQGGRILVVGFASGTVPQIPANILLVKNLSVIGFYWGAHRTLDPDLIQRSFDELLGWMAAGDLRPHVSHVFDLADAKDGMNMLLSRKSTGKVVLTTGAAPGTLN; this comes from the coding sequence ATGCGCGCGGTTGTCTGCACCACCTTCGACGGCATTGACGCCCTGACCTGCGTCGACGATGCCCCCACCCCGCCGATGACCGAGAACGGCGTGCGCATCCGGGTGCAGGCGGCGGGCATCAATTTCGCCGACACCCTGATGTGCAAGGGCGAATATCAGGTCAAGCCGCCGTTCCCGTTCTCGCCGGGGCTGGAGGTCGCGGGCGAGGTTCTGGAAGTCGCCCCCGGCGTCACCCGCGTCTCCCCCGGCGACCGGGTCATGGCGACGGTGCATTACGGCGGATACGCGTCCGAAGCGGTCACCCACGAAGCCACGGTCTTTGCTATTCCCGACAATCTGGATTTCGTCTCCGCCGCCGCCTTTCCCATCGTCTACGGCACGTCCCACGTCGGCCTGGTCGAAAAGCTGAAGGTTCAGCCGGGCGAGGTGTTGCTGGTCCATGGCGCCGCCGGCGGGGTCGGCCTGACGGCGGTCGAAATCGGCAAGAAGCTGGGGGCGACGGTGATCGCCACGGCGGGCGGGCCGGACAAGCTGGCCGTGGCCAAGGAATATGGCGCCGACCATCTGATCGACTACCGCAAGGAAGACATCCGCGAGCGGGTCAAACAGCTGACCGACGGGCGCGGGGCCGATTGCGTTTATGATCCGGTCGGCGGTACGGCGTTTGACGCGTCGCTGCGCTGCACGGTGCAGGGCGGGCGCATTCTGGTCGTCGGATTTGCGTCGGGCACGGTTCCGCAGATCCCGGCCAACATTCTTCTGGTCAAAAACCTTTCGGTTATTGGTTTCTACTGGGGGGCCCACCGCACTCTTGATCCGGATTTGATCCAGCGCTCGTTCGATGAACTTCTGGGCTGGATGGCGGCGGGTGACCTGCGCCCCCACGTCAGTCATGTGTTCGACCTGGCCGATGCCAAGGATGGCATGAACATGCTGTTGTCGCGCAAGTCGACGGGCAAGGTGGTGCTGACCACGGGGGCCGCGCCGGGAACCCTTAACTAG
- a CDS encoding RNA methyltransferase, translating into MRGYFGIGVEGISKTMNVGNLFRTAHAFGASFVFTIDATYERTIGQKSDTSKSGGHVPFYSFPTADQVMLPDGCKLVGVELLENSIELPSFRHPQQAAYVLGPERGELSPAMIERCDHIIQIPMSFCVNVGIAGAIVMYDRLTSQGRFAPRPVAEGGPIEELPAPQFGGRFSRKEQARMKAFEDTPPEVYND; encoded by the coding sequence ATGCGCGGATATTTCGGGATCGGGGTCGAGGGCATTTCCAAGACCATGAACGTGGGCAATCTGTTCCGCACGGCCCATGCCTTCGGCGCGTCCTTCGTGTTCACCATCGACGCGACGTACGAGCGCACCATCGGGCAAAAATCCGACACCTCGAAAAGCGGCGGCCATGTGCCGTTCTACAGCTTTCCCACGGCGGATCAGGTGATGCTGCCCGACGGCTGCAAACTGGTCGGGGTCGAACTTCTGGAAAATTCGATCGAACTGCCGAGCTTCCGCCACCCGCAGCAGGCGGCCTATGTCCTGGGGCCGGAGAGGGGCGAGCTGAGCCCCGCGATGATCGAACGCTGCGACCACATCATTCAGATTCCCATGTCGTTCTGCGTCAACGTCGGCATCGCCGGGGCCATCGTCATGTACGACCGGCTGACCAGCCAGGGCCGCTTCGCCCCGCGCCCCGTGGCTGAGGGCGGCCCGATCGAGGAGCTGCCCGCCCCTCAGTTCGGCGGGCGCTTCTCGCGCAAGGAGCAGGCCCGCATGAAGGCCTTCGAGGATACGCCGCCGGAAGTCTATAACGACTAG
- a CDS encoding asparaginase, with protein sequence MTKSIHSPNPAIIEVTRGTLVESRHRVHAVVADAAGTVVHAWGDGELEIFPRSAIKPLQTLALIETGAADHWRLTDERIALATASHSASAAHIMAVEAWLADIGRGEDDLECGAHMPTDETAAHRLIKQGAAPTRLHNNCSGKHTGFLATALHMGEDIHGYTGADHPVQQRLYQALMDMGGAALSGTGRGVDGCGIPVYGMPLAALARAMAKMADPAKAGLGTVRSAAAQRIVQSMAKHNFMVSGRGRLDHAAMTAGIGVAKRTGAPVFATKTGAEAVHAAILPGLGLGVAVKAEDGTKRASDSMMANVLNFLGAFDDGARADMAPFLEMTVVNAAGVPVGAVRPQAGWDRP encoded by the coding sequence ATGACAAAATCCATTCATTCGCCGAACCCCGCGATCATCGAGGTCACGCGCGGCACCCTGGTCGAAAGCCGCCACCGCGTACATGCGGTGGTCGCCGACGCGGCCGGCACCGTTGTTCATGCCTGGGGCGACGGGGAATTGGAAATCTTTCCCCGGTCGGCCATCAAGCCGCTGCAGACCCTGGCCCTGATCGAAACCGGGGCGGCGGATCATTGGCGGCTGACCGATGAGCGCATTGCGCTGGCCACGGCGTCCCATTCCGCCTCGGCCGCCCATATCATGGCGGTGGAGGCCTGGTTGGCCGACATCGGCCGGGGCGAGGACGATCTGGAATGCGGCGCCCATATGCCGACGGACGAGACAGCGGCCCATCGCCTGATCAAGCAGGGGGCGGCCCCGACGCGGCTGCACAACAATTGTTCGGGCAAGCACACGGGCTTTCTCGCGACGGCCCTGCACATGGGCGAGGATATTCATGGCTACACGGGTGCGGACCATCCGGTGCAACAGCGCCTTTACCAGGCGCTCATGGACATGGGCGGGGCGGCACTGTCCGGTACCGGGCGCGGCGTCGACGGCTGCGGCATTCCCGTCTACGGCATGCCGCTTGCGGCTCTTGCCCGCGCCATGGCGAAAATGGCCGACCCGGCAAAGGCGGGCCTGGGCACGGTACGCAGCGCGGCCGCCCAGCGCATCGTCCAGTCCATGGCCAAGCACAACTTCATGGTTTCCGGGCGGGGGCGCCTGGATCATGCCGCCATGACGGCGGGCATCGGTGTTGCCAAGCGCACGGGCGCACCCGTGTTCGCGACCAAGACCGGCGCCGAGGCCGTGCACGCGGCGATCCTGCCGGGCCTGGGATTGGGCGTGGCGGTCAAGGCCGAGGACGGCACCAAGCGCGCATCCGACAGCATGATGGCGAACGTGCTGAATTTCCTGGGCGCCTTCGACGACGGCGCCCGCGCCGACATGGCGCCGTTCCTGGAGATGACCGTGGTCAATGCGGCGGGTGTGCCCGTCGGCGCCGTGCGGCCGCAGGCGGGCTGGGACCGGCCCTAG
- the rlmN gene encoding 23S rRNA (adenine(2503)-C(2))-methyltransferase RlmN — protein MTIDAAPEKTNLVGLSREELAATVAAVGEKPFRTKQLWHWIYHQGATDFAQMTTLAKPLREKLAEIFEVRKPVVSREQTSNDRTRKWLVKFEDGNEAETVYIPEDDRGAICISSQVGCTLTCTFCHTGTQKLVRNLTSAEIVGQFMVARDSYGEWPTPMDGGRMISNIVMMGMGEPLFNYDNVSKALKIIMDGEGIALSKRRITLSTSGVVPMMEKCGAELGVNLAVSLHAVTDELRDVLVPINKKYPLKDLIRACREYPGANNARRITFEYVMLKGVNDSEADARELLRLAKGIPVKFNLIPFNAWPGAPYECSTPEAMDKFVNILNDGGFSSPIRQPRGRDIMAACGQLKSASERERLKRMTARVEALVPEGAEPAPRDAAGNA, from the coding sequence ATGACGATTGATGCTGCCCCTGAGAAGACCAATCTGGTCGGCCTGTCCCGTGAGGAACTGGCGGCGACGGTTGCCGCCGTGGGCGAAAAACCGTTCCGTACCAAGCAGTTGTGGCACTGGATCTATCATCAGGGGGCGACCGACTTCGCCCAGATGACGACCCTGGCCAAACCGTTGCGGGAAAAGCTGGCTGAAATCTTCGAAGTGCGGAAGCCCGTCGTCAGCCGCGAACAGACCTCGAACGACCGCACCCGCAAATGGCTGGTCAAGTTCGAGGACGGTAACGAGGCGGAAACCGTCTACATCCCCGAGGATGACCGGGGCGCGATCTGCATCTCGTCCCAGGTCGGCTGTACCCTGACCTGCACGTTCTGCCACACAGGCACGCAGAAACTGGTGCGCAACCTGACGTCTGCGGAAATCGTCGGCCAGTTCATGGTCGCCCGCGACAGTTACGGTGAATGGCCGACGCCCATGGACGGCGGGCGGATGATCTCCAACATCGTGATGATGGGCATGGGCGAGCCCCTGTTCAATTACGATAACGTATCGAAAGCGCTGAAGATCATCATGGACGGCGAGGGCATCGCACTGTCCAAGCGGCGGATCACGCTGTCGACCTCGGGCGTGGTGCCGATGATGGAAAAATGCGGCGCGGAATTGGGCGTCAACCTGGCGGTCTCGCTGCATGCCGTGACGGATGAATTGCGCGACGTTTTGGTGCCCATCAACAAGAAGTATCCGTTGAAGGATCTGATCCGCGCCTGCCGCGAATATCCGGGCGCCAACAACGCCCGGCGCATCACCTTCGAATACGTGATGCTGAAGGGTGTGAACGATTCCGAGGCCGACGCCCGGGAACTGCTGCGCCTGGCCAAGGGCATCCCGGTCAAATTCAACCTGATCCCCTTCAACGCCTGGCCGGGGGCCCCCTATGAATGCTCGACGCCCGAGGCCATGGACAAGTTCGTCAACATCCTCAACGACGGCGGCTTTTCCTCGCCGATCCGCCAGCCCCGCGGCCGCGACATCATGGCCGCCTGCGGACAGTTGAAATCGGCGAGCGAGCGCGAACGCCTGAAACGCATGACGGCCCGGGTCGAAGCCCTGGTTCCCGAGGGCGCCGAGCCCGCTCCGCGCGACGCGGCGGGCAATGCCTGA
- a CDS encoding DUF427 domain-containing protein, producing MAAGGITIADFPERVRTAVCGIVIADSTNTKILREGDYPPMFYFPPEDVRMGEFLIPTPKQTTCPKKGVARYWTFRLGDTEVPDLAWAYPDPIPACAAIKDHIAFYWDRMDVWFVGDKPVSAPPA from the coding sequence ATGGCCGCCGGCGGGATCACCATCGCCGATTTCCCCGAGCGCGTGCGCACCGCCGTTTGCGGCATCGTCATCGCCGACAGCACCAACACCAAGATCCTGCGCGAAGGCGACTATCCGCCAATGTTCTACTTTCCGCCCGAGGACGTGCGCATGGGCGAGTTCCTGATCCCCACTCCCAAGCAGACCACCTGCCCCAAAAAGGGCGTGGCCCGCTATTGGACCTTCCGCCTGGGCGACACCGAGGTGCCCGACCTGGCCTGGGCCTATCCGGACCCGATCCCGGCCTGCGCCGCCATCAAGGACCATATCGCCTTCTATTGGGACCGCATGGACGTGTGGTTCGTCGGCGACAAGCCCGTATCGGCGCCCCCCGCATGA
- a CDS encoding glycosyltransferase family 39 protein, with the protein MSASARKAPRLGRRLLVGPTLGWKPYALLTLFCCILFLPGIASLPPLDRDEARFAQATAQMLETQDFVDIRFQDQPRHKKPAGIHWLQAASVTLLSDVAAREIWAYRVPSVIGAWAAVLLTFAIGTLLFDRRAAFAAAAMLAASTLLILEAHQAKTDAVLLACVLALMLPLARHYLAARGKTGAAGFGWSLLFWLAMAAGILIKGPIAPLIAVLTLVALTIADRDGKWIKGLGWLWGLPLMLALALPWFLMVGGGDDGGDGFVMTAITTDLIPKLLGGQESHGAPPGYYVLTMLLFFWPGVFLAWPAVYRAWRERADPALRFCLAWLIPAWILMEIIPTKLPHYVLPLYPALALVCARSAIAILEGATPWYDKRVLWLTGGLWALVGLILGGGAAYLPLHFGFDSNWHTWFFILFALYLLATTAAAMKHHVITEALENSLISGGILTAMVVWLMVSNFSPMWVAERAAQAVAGEFKDGPPPVTAVAGFSEPSLVFLSGTGTVLTSGGGAAQHLLNEPQAAAIIEGREMPAFTRAIGDRGADIREAAQVSGINYSKGKPVTLHVFVRKAPAK; encoded by the coding sequence ATGAGTGCGTCCGCCAGGAAGGCCCCGCGCCTTGGCCGCCGCCTGTTGGTCGGCCCGACCTTGGGGTGGAAGCCCTATGCGCTGCTGACCCTGTTCTGCTGCATCCTGTTCCTGCCGGGCATCGCCAGCCTGCCGCCCTTGGACCGGGACGAAGCCCGCTTCGCCCAGGCGACCGCGCAGATGCTGGAAACCCAGGATTTCGTCGACATCCGTTTTCAGGACCAACCCCGCCACAAGAAGCCTGCCGGCATCCATTGGCTGCAGGCGGCCAGCGTCACCCTGCTGTCCGACGTGGCGGCCCGGGAGATCTGGGCTTACCGCGTGCCGTCCGTGATCGGTGCCTGGGCGGCGGTGCTGCTGACCTTCGCCATCGGCACCCTGTTGTTCGACCGGCGCGCGGCCTTTGCGGCGGCGGCCATGCTGGCGGCCTCGACCCTGCTGATTCTGGAAGCCCATCAGGCCAAGACCGACGCGGTGCTTCTGGCCTGCGTCCTGGCGCTGATGCTGCCGCTGGCCCGTCATTACCTGGCGGCGCGGGGTAAAACCGGCGCGGCCGGGTTCGGCTGGTCGCTGCTGTTCTGGCTCGCCATGGCCGCCGGCATTCTCATCAAGGGGCCGATCGCCCCCCTGATCGCGGTCCTGACCCTGGTCGCCCTGACCATCGCCGACCGCGACGGCAAATGGATCAAGGGCCTCGGCTGGCTGTGGGGTCTGCCGCTGATGCTGGCCCTCGCCCTGCCCTGGTTCCTCATGGTCGGCGGCGGCGATGACGGCGGCGACGGGTTCGTCATGACGGCGATCACCACGGACCTGATCCCCAAGCTGCTGGGCGGGCAGGAATCCCATGGTGCACCGCCGGGATATTATGTCCTGACCATGCTGCTGTTCTTCTGGCCGGGGGTGTTCCTGGCCTGGCCGGCGGTTTACCGCGCCTGGCGGGAACGGGCCGATCCGGCGCTGCGCTTCTGTCTCGCCTGGCTGATCCCGGCCTGGATCCTGATGGAAATCATCCCGACCAAATTACCCCATTACGTATTGCCGCTTTACCCGGCCCTGGCCCTGGTCTGCGCGCGGTCGGCCATCGCCATCCTTGAGGGTGCCACCCCCTGGTACGACAAACGCGTCCTGTGGCTGACCGGCGGGCTCTGGGCCCTGGTCGGCCTGATCCTGGGCGGCGGGGCGGCCTATCTGCCACTTCATTTCGGGTTCGATTCAAACTGGCATACCTGGTTCTTCATCCTGTTCGCACTTTACCTTCTGGCCACCACGGCGGCGGCCATGAAACACCACGTCATCACCGAGGCCCTGGAGAATTCCCTGATTTCCGGGGGCATCCTGACCGCCATGGTGGTCTGGCTGATGGTATCGAACTTCAGCCCCATGTGGGTCGCCGAACGGGCGGCACAGGCCGTGGCCGGGGAATTCAAGGACGGCCCGCCACCCGTAACCGCCGTTGCCGGATTTTCCGAGCCCTCCTTGGTATTTCTTTCCGGAACAGGAACGGTTTTGACCTCGGGCGGCGGGGCGGCGCAACATCTGTTGAACGAACCACAGGCCGCCGCCATCATCGAGGGCCGGGAAATGCCCGCCTTCACCCGGGCGATCGGTGACCGGGGGGCCGATATACGCGAAGCCGCCCAGGTATCCGGCATCAATTATTCCAAGGGTAAGCCCGTGACCCTGCATGTCTTCGTGCGGAAGGCCCCGGCCAAATGA
- a CDS encoding phosphatase PAP2 family protein: MTNTAAKPLNWGLIIGGFLAAAAVSALCMAFVDEAAARFFRDAFDADQRRFFGHTVGALGKPEIYFAAAAVTAAACWVLRRRVAQGGERLRCAMHAALFVIFSIASAGVLVNLLKFVIGRMRPRELLENGLTGFLPFNTDFGMNSYPSGHSQMVWSLAVSLFLIFPRLWPVLFTFAAAVAASRFLASVHFVSDVVMGSYIGAVVPLLLKHYFYDRRGIPLRP, encoded by the coding sequence ATGACGAACACGGCCGCGAAACCCCTGAACTGGGGCCTGATCATCGGCGGGTTCCTCGCCGCCGCCGCCGTCTCGGCCCTGTGCATGGCCTTCGTCGACGAAGCCGCCGCACGGTTCTTCCGTGACGCCTTCGATGCCGATCAGCGGCGGTTTTTCGGCCATACGGTAGGGGCCTTGGGCAAACCGGAAATCTATTTCGCCGCCGCCGCCGTGACCGCCGCCGCCTGCTGGGTCCTGCGCCGCCGCGTGGCCCAGGGGGGCGAGCGCCTGCGCTGTGCCATGCATGCCGCCCTGTTCGTGATTTTTTCCATCGCCTCTGCGGGGGTGCTGGTCAACCTGCTCAAATTCGTGATCGGGCGCATGCGGCCCCGTGAACTGCTGGAAAACGGGCTCACCGGCTTCCTCCCCTTCAACACGGATTTCGGCATGAACTCCTACCCATCCGGTCATTCCCAGATGGTGTGGTCGTTGGCCGTATCCCTGTTCCTGATCTTTCCTCGCCTGTGGCCGGTGCTGTTCACCTTCGCCGCCGCCGTCGCCGCCAGCCGCTTTCTGGCCAGCGTCCATTTTGTGTCCGACGTGGTGATGGGCAGCTATATCGGCGCCGTGGTTCCGTTGCTGCTGAAACATTACTTTTATGATCGGCGCGGCATCCCCCTCCGCCCTTAA